In Campylobacter vulpis, a genomic segment contains:
- a CDS encoding polyphenol oxidase family protein produces the protein MGRSRKNFISVLETKKVSIFCAYDKDYSEFRAKIWQENLFEHLGFEKIKKCVFMNQIHSNKVEIYDANFNNFSCDGLITKEKNIALCVLSADCLPLILYHKKGFIAALHSGREGTFKNILKEALSQFKNLDLTLKNEDFILFILPSICQKNYKLSGTILNYTQKHFAPFLRDDKLDLKTLAKEQARTLGLKNINDLEICSFEDKNLFSYRRNQTKKRFVSVIYLKE, from the coding sequence GTGGGAAGAAGTCGAAAGAATTTCATATCTGTATTAGAGACTAAAAAGGTTAGTATTTTTTGTGCTTATGATAAGGATTATAGCGAATTTAGAGCAAAAATTTGGCAAGAAAATTTATTTGAGCATTTAGGCTTTGAAAAAATTAAAAAATGTGTTTTTATGAATCAAATTCACTCAAATAAAGTTGAAATTTATGATGCAAATTTCAACAATTTTTCTTGCGATGGTTTAATCACAAAAGAAAAAAACATCGCTCTTTGCGTTTTGAGTGCGGATTGTTTGCCCCTCATTTTATACCATAAAAAAGGCTTTATTGCAGCCTTACATTCTGGGCGTGAAGGCACTTTTAAAAACATCTTAAAAGAGGCACTAAGTCAATTTAAAAATCTTGATTTAACGCTTAAAAATGAAGATTTTATCCTCTTCATCTTACCCTCTATTTGCCAAAAAAATTATAAACTTAGCGGAACGATTTTAAATTACACACAAAAACATTTTGCCCCCTTTTTAAGGGACGATAAGCTTGACCTAAAAACTCTTGCGAAAGAGCAAGCGAGAACTTTAGGGCTGAAAAATATTAATGATTTAGAAATTTGTAGCTTTGAGGATAAAAATTTATTTTCTTATCGCCGCAATCAAACAAAAAAACGCTTTGTAAGTGTTATTTATTTAAAGGAGTAA
- a CDS encoding glutathionylspermidine synthase family protein, whose translation MQFLTLEKLEKNYLESIGFSWHTDEDGSDYLDNRFICVSKNEANAYYEAANELYDMFIAAAQNVIDNDRFDELGIPFNLIDAIKMSWENEVHWHLYGRFDFAGGLDGKPIKLIEFNADTPTSLFESAILQWAILKQNGLDEHSQFNSIYESLMDNFKRLITLDESVENFEEHYRGWKILFSSVAGSKEEELTTKLLAHIAKDAGFECDFAYVDEVEFGEEGIFKDGVNYEYWFKLIPWEEIAIEEGELAMLLTQIMRNQKAIILNPAYTLLFQSKGILKILWELYPNHPLLLESSYEPLQGKDYVKKPVFGREGANISIVKNGENIKENVGPYGNNKMIYQEYYELNSSENEYYQAGVFFAYEGCGLGFRKGEMIIDNASKFAGHIIK comes from the coding sequence ATGCAATTTTTAACGCTAGAAAAATTAGAAAAAAACTATCTAGAAAGCATAGGATTTTCTTGGCATACAGATGAGGACGGGAGTGATTATTTAGACAATCGATTCATTTGTGTCAGCAAAAATGAAGCAAATGCCTACTATGAAGCAGCTAATGAGCTTTATGATATGTTTATAGCAGCGGCACAAAATGTCATCGATAATGATAGATTTGACGAGCTTGGCATACCTTTTAATCTCATCGATGCTATTAAAATGAGTTGGGAAAATGAAGTGCATTGGCATTTATATGGGCGTTTTGACTTTGCAGGTGGGCTTGATGGTAAGCCGATAAAACTCATCGAATTTAATGCAGACACGCCAACTTCACTTTTTGAAAGTGCCATTTTACAATGGGCTATACTAAAACAAAATGGCTTAGATGAGCATTCGCAGTTTAATAGCATTTATGAAAGTTTGATGGATAATTTTAAACGACTCATCACCCTTGATGAAAGTGTCGAAAATTTTGAGGAGCATTATAGGGGCTGGAAAATTCTTTTTTCAAGTGTGGCAGGAAGCAAAGAGGAAGAACTTACAACCAAGCTTTTAGCACATATAGCAAAGGATGCGGGTTTTGAATGTGATTTTGCCTATGTTGATGAAGTGGAATTTGGCGAGGAGGGTATTTTTAAAGATGGAGTGAATTATGAATACTGGTTTAAGCTCATACCTTGGGAGGAAATTGCCATTGAGGAAGGAGAACTTGCTATGCTTTTAACGCAAATTATGCGTAATCAAAAGGCGATTATTTTAAATCCTGCTTATACACTATTGTTTCAATCTAAGGGGATTTTAAAAATTTTATGGGAACTTTACCCAAATCACCCTTTACTTTTGGAAAGCTCCTATGAGCCTTTACAAGGTAAAGATTATGTGAAAAAGCCTGTTTTTGGTCGAGAGGGGGCAAATATTAGCATAGTGAAAAATGGTGAAAATATTAAAGAAAATGTCGGTCCATACGGAAATAATAAAATGATTTATCAAGAATATTATGAATTAAATTCTAGTGAAAATGAATATTATCAAGCTGGAGTATTTTTCGCTTATGAGGGTTGTGGCTTGGGTTTTAGAAAAGGAGAGATGATTATAGATAATGCCTCCAAATTTGCAGGACACATTATCAAATAA